From Rutidosis leptorrhynchoides isolate AG116_Rl617_1_P2 chromosome 3, CSIRO_AGI_Rlap_v1, whole genome shotgun sequence, a single genomic window includes:
- the LOC139901265 gene encoding uncharacterized mitochondrial protein AtMg00810-like: MHIIRSIWIFKLKFNSDGSFERYKARLVGDGKSQQLDVKNAFLDGHLQETVFMHQHMGFRDPHYPDHVCHLKKSLYGLKQAPRAWYQRFADYNGRDIAYILLYVNDFNITSDVLRQKILGFLSTKFAMKDPKPLHYFLGIAVSSTSTGLFLNQSTYAREILEKACMSTCKSVHTPVDTKIKQGAFAGAPYSDLTYFRSLAGALQYLTFTIHDISYAVQQIFLHMHAPHNAHMDALKSIMRYIQGTIDHGLYLNRGNTKTLVSYTDADWVCCPDTRRSTSGYCVYFGDNLISWSSKRQPTLSRSSAEAEYRGVANVVSKSCWLRNLLLELRHPVPKATIVYCDNVSTTYLSSNPVQHQRIKHIELDIHFVWEKVSQGEARVVHVPSRYQIADIFTKGLPRVLFDDFRSSLNI; encoded by the exons ATGCATATAATTAGATCAATTTGGATTTTTAAACTTAAATTTAACTCTGATGGTTCATTTGAGCGTTACAAAGCGCGTTTAGTTGGTGATGGCAAGTCTCAGCAG TTGGACGTTAAAAATGCATTTCTAGATGGTCATTTGCAAGAGACTGTTTTTATGCATCAACATATGGGTTTTCGAGATCCACACTATCCTGATCATGTTTGTCACTTGAAGAAATCGTTATACGGTCTGAAACAGGCACCACGTGCTTGGTACCAACGCTTTGCGGATTAT AATGGCCGTGACATTGCATATATTTTGCTATACGTCAATGATTTTAATATTACTTCTGATGTTCTTCGTCAGAAAATCCTCGGGTTTCTTTCTACCAAATTTGCTATGAAAGATCCTAAACCATTGCATTATTTTTTGGGTATTGCGGTCTCTTCTACATCGACCGGACTATTTTTGAACCAATCCACGTATGCCCGTGAAATACTTGAAAAAGCATGTATGAGTACATGTAAATCTGTGCACACACCGGTTGATACAAAGATAAAACAGGGAGCCTTCGCTGGTGCACCATATTCTGACCTGACTTACTTTCGCAGTTTAGCAGGTGCTCTACAATATCTGACATTCACCATACATGATATTTCTTATGCGGTTCAGCAAATTTTCTTACACATGCATGCACCACATAACGCGCACATGGATGCCCTTAAAAGCATCATGCGGTACATTCAAGGTACCATTGATCATGGGCTTTATCTCAACCGCGGCAACACGAAGACTCTGGTTTCTTATACGGATGCCGACTGGGTCTGCTGTCCGGACACACGTCGCTCCACATCTGGCTATTGCGTTTATTTTGGTGATAACCTCATTTCGTGGTCTTCTAAACGTCAACCTACTCTTTCTCGCTCGAGTGCCGAGGCCGAATATCGTGGGGTTGCTAACGTGGTTTCTAAGTCTTGTTGGTTGCGTAATTTACTACTTGAGCTTCGACATCCGGTTCCTAAAGCAACTATTGTTTATTGTGATAATGTCTCAACCACTTATCTCTCTAGTAATCCGGTTCAACATCAACGTATAAAACATATAGAGCTTGATATACATTTTGTTTGGGAGAAAGTTTCTCAGGGTGAAGCACGTGTGGTTCATGTTCCTTCTCGTTATCAAATTGCAGATATCTTTACTAAGGGCCTACCTCGTGTTTTATTTGATGATTTTCGCTCCAGTCTCAACATCTGA